GACTTGTTTTAAAAGATCGAAGAATATTTTTTGAATACACTCTTGAATTCATTAAAACAGGATTAGAATTATCTCCTCTTAAACTACCTCTTCAGCCAGGTATTATCATGTGTGAGGATAGAGTTTTTGAAGGTTTATTTGGTGTATTTAACGATAGCTTACCTGATGGATGGGGAAAATTGCTTTTAGATCGTAAGTTAATGAGTCTGCGTCTCAATCCTGGCGACCTTTCACCTTTAAACCGTTTATGCTATGTAGGTAAAAATGGAATGGGCGCCCTTGTGTATGAATCAGAAATAGAAGGAATAAAGCCATTTTATCACGAGAATTTAGATGAGATTGCTGATAAGGTGGTGCAATTTCAAGAGAAGGATGACGATCTTTTTATTGATGATTTATTAGCTATGAACGGCTCATCCGCTGGCGCTCGTCCTAAAATTGTCACCACCATAAGCAAAGAAGACTGGATCATTAAGTTTCGCTCCTCCTCAGATCTAAAAGATATTGGACTCATTAGATTTCTTGCATAACCCCTTATTTTAAAGCTTTCATTTATAGATTCCTAATCTTAACAAAAGCATTTCCAGCTATATCGCTCAAACAATCATATCTCCTGGATTAAAATACTTTAAAATTTTAGATTGCTTATTGGTTATGCAAGAGATCTATTGAATACGCCTATCATTTAATGGCTAAAACAGCTCATCTTTGTGTCTCAGAAGCAAAGCTTTTCCCATCTAAAAAAGGACCGGGGTATTTTGGTGTAAAGCGATTCGATCGCGTAGATGGTAGAAGGGTACATATGCATACAATTAGCGGCTTAGTCCATGCAGACTATCGCTTTCCAAGTCTTGACTACGAAACTATTATGAAAGCAACGTTGTGGCTTACTAAAGATTCCCAAGAAGGTGAAAAGCAATTTAGAGCAACTGTTTTTAATGTCTTGAGTCACAACCGCGATGATCATTCCAAAAATTTTTCTTTTTTGATGGATGAAAAGGGCGTATGGCGAGTCTCACCTGCTTATGATCTGACTTTTTCATCGGGCCCTAGCGGAGAGCACTGTAGCATGATCATGAAAGAAGGCAAAAATCCAACACTTTCCCATTTACTAAAGCTTGCAGAGATAAGCAATATTAAAAAACAAAAAGCTTTACAAATCATTGATGAAGTAAAAATGGCAATGGCAAAATGGAGAAACTTTGCAAAAGATTTAGGATTAAGTTCAACCTCCTTTAAGATGGTTCAGACAGCTCTTAATCATGTTAACAAAACCGTCTTTTCTTAAAGAAAAAGTTCACACATGAAGATTTACCGTTTCTTTCTTAGGAGGAAATGCTCTTTTTTTCTGCTAAGAGCCTGTTTAAAATCTTTTCAAAAGTAGAGCAATAAAAGCAAGAACCACCATATTCAGGCTTGTATATAGTTTTCTTTCGCAATTTTTCCATAGCCTGCGACATTTTTCTATCCACGCAAAAGAACGCTCTACAACCCATCTTTTGGAAATAACTGTAAAAGTATGAAGTGTATTTCTTTTGGCTATTTCTACTATACATCCTAATATCTCCTGCACACTCTTTGCAAATTTTTCTCCAGAATATCCTCCATCTGCTAAAACATTTTTTACACCGAATAAATGGTTTTTATGTAGTGAAAATGCTTCTATACACCCATTTCTGTCAGTGATATTAGCGGTGGTAATGTGAATCGCATGAGGAAGCCCTTGGCTATCGACTGCTATATGTCTTTTTATTCCTGATATTTTTTTCCCTGCATCATATCCTGTCTTCTCCGCTGTATCAGTATTTTTAACACTTTGAGCATCAATAATTACAAAGCTTGTTTTCTCTTTCCGACCACTGCTTTTTCTGGCCTCGCCAACCAATTTTTTTTAAAACTATTTCAAGAATACTCTTAGAATTTTTATCCTCTTTTTTATTCCAAAGATGGAAATAATAATAACACAATTCCCATTTAGGATATTCTATGGGTAACATACGCCACTGGCAACCACTTTTTAAAATGTACAAAATTCCACAAAAAATATCATATAGATCAACTCTTCGTGGACGTGTTTTTTTGCGTGTAGACTCAAGTATTAGATGGATTTTGCTAAATTGTTTACGAGAGATATCGCTTGGATAAGAGCGGGTCATAATTACCTCCAAAGGTTTTATGAAAACTATCATTATACCTTAATGAGAAGATTTTAAACAGGCTCTAAGGCAGTATCATTTTAGGAAGAACGGAGGAGGTGGGATTCGAACCCACGATACGTTTACACGTATACACGCTTTCCAAGCGTGCTCCATCGGCCGCTCGGACACTCCTCCAAAAAGCCTTTAAGCGTGTCTGAGGTTACCTTAACTACACTTTATCTTACAAGAAAAAATCCAAAGAGCTATTATGGCTTAACTTTAAATAAATTACTTACTATATCTTGTGTTTGAAGTTTAATAGAGAGTTATTTCTTTTCCAAAATCGCTTAAAAAATTATGATCCTCAATTGTAGCTTTATCAGGTTTTTAAAAAATGTTTCTTTGTTTATTTATTAGTTTTTTTTGTATTATTCCTATTTTGGGTTATCCACAAGCTCCTGTTGTTTTGGTTAGCGTTCCCCCTTATCTTTATTTTGTAAAAAAAATCGCAGAGAACACCGTCTCAGCTCAGTCCCTTATTCCTTCTGGAGCAAATCCTCATTTATATGAACCTACCCCCAAACAAGTTCAATTGCAAAAACAAGCCGTATTGTGGTTAAAATTAGGAGAAAAAGCAGATCAAAAAGCTCAAAGGGTCTTTCAAGAAATGAAAACCCCACCTCTGGTCCTTAATTTGACAGAGGATCTTGCGCTTTTATCTTACAAAGATACAAAAAATCATTGTTGTACTCAGCATAGCACCAAAGATCTACATATTTGGCTCAGCCCAAAAATAATGCAAGCGCAAGCAAAAAAAATTACACAAGCCTTAATTCAGCTATTCCCCATACATACAGAATTGTACCAAAGCAACTCAAATAAGTTACTCAAAGAACTAGAGCAAGTTG
This is a stretch of genomic DNA from Candidatus Rhabdochlamydia oedothoracis. It encodes these proteins:
- a CDS encoding HipA N-terminal domain-containing protein, translated to MTFQNTSVVHVYFICGQKKLSMGRLVLKDRRIFFEYTLEFIKTGLELSPLKLPLQPGIIMCEDRVFEGLFGVFNDSLPDGWGKLLLDRKLMSLRLNPGDLSPLNRLCYVGKNGMGALVYESEIEGIKPFYHENLDEIADKVVQFQEKDDDLFIDDLLAMNGSSAGARPKIVTTISKEDWIIKFRSSSDLKDIGLIRFLA
- a CDS encoding type II toxin-antitoxin system HipA family toxin → MEYAYHLMAKTAHLCVSEAKLFPSKKGPGYFGVKRFDRVDGRRVHMHTISGLVHADYRFPSLDYETIMKATLWLTKDSQEGEKQFRATVFNVLSHNRDDHSKNFSFLMDEKGVWRVSPAYDLTFSSGPSGEHCSMIMKEGKNPTLSHLLKLAEISNIKKQKALQIIDEVKMAMAKWRNFAKDLGLSSTSFKMVQTALNHVNKTVFS
- a CDS encoding IS5 family transposase (programmed frameshift) is translated as MTRSYPSDISRKQFSKIHLILESTRKKTRPRRVDLYDIFCGILYILKSGCQWRMLPIEYPKWELCYYYFHLWNKKEDKNSKSILEIVLKKLVGEARKSSGRKEKTSFVIIDAQSVKNTDTAEKTGYDAGKKISGIKRHIAVDSQGLPHAIHITTANITDRNGCIEAFSLHKNHLFGVKNVLADGGYSGEKFAKSVQEILGCIVEIAKRNTLHTFTVISKRWVVERSFAWIEKCRRLWKNCERKLYTSLNMVVLAFIALLLKRF
- a CDS encoding metal ABC transporter solute-binding protein, Zn/Mn family, with the protein product MFLCLFISFFCIIPILGYPQAPVVLVSVPPYLYFVKKIAENTVSAQSLIPSGANPHLYEPTPKQVQLQKQAVLWLKLGEKADQKAQRVFQEMKTPPLVLNLTEDLALLSYKDTKNHCCTQHSTKDLHIWLSPKIMQAQAKKITQALIQLFPIHTELYQSNSNKLLKELEQVDQELAILLKNKQGKAILVSHPAFAYFCRDYNLEQLSLEEEGKDCLPQYIPELLHKIKTLGIGGIIIEPQHGSKAAKLLAQNLAIPTYLIDPYSEDYIENLKQMAEVVKNIIHD